A stretch of Schistocerca nitens isolate TAMUIC-IGC-003100 chromosome 6, iqSchNite1.1, whole genome shotgun sequence DNA encodes these proteins:
- the LOC126262834 gene encoding SPRY domain-containing SOCS box protein 3 isoform X2, whose translation MWMNLSIAGNMVAHFHPNWSSGTAGVRGTRVLNHGRYYWELRVSHRVFGTSMMFGVGTQHARLHVDAFKNLLGEDEHGWGLSHKGLLWHGGRWTHYTRPFQENESTTIGILFDGIAGTLTYYKDGACLGVAFRGLNEVREPLYPIVCSTAAKTEMTLITTKRDFVNLQDRCRAIILKYVRTRSDLQLLKLPKSIKEYLSETLTDTVQIFKPCNEYVHIV comes from the exons ATGTGGATGAACCTCTCTATAGCAGGAAACATG GTGGCACACTTCCATCCTAACTGGAGCAGTGGAACAGCTGGGGTGCGAGGAACACGGGTGCTCAATCATGGTCGCTACTACTGGGAACTGCGAGTGTCACACCGTGTCTTCGGCACCAGCATGATGTTCGGTGTGGGTACACAGCATGCTCGTTTACATGTTGACGCTTTCAAGAATCTGCTTGGAGAGGATGAACATGGATGGGGACTCTCGCACAAAGGCTTGCTGTGGCATGGTGGCCGCTGGACACACTACACACGCCCCTTTCAG GAGAATGAATCTACAACTATTGGAATCTTATTTGATGGGATAGCAGGAACACTTACATACTACAAGGATGGGGCTTGCCTTGGTGTTGCTTTCAGAGGCCTTAATGAGGTGCGTGAGCCCCTGTATCCCATTGTTTGTTCAACTGCAGCAAAGACTGAAATGACATTAATAACAACAAAACGTGATTTTGTAAACCTGCAAGATCGTTGCCGAGCTATCATTCTGAAGTATGTGCGCACACGGAGTGACCTACAGCTTCTTAAACTACCAAAAAGTATCAAGGAATATTTGTCTGAGACTCTAACAGACACTGTTCAAATATTCAAGCCATGCAATGAATATGTGCATATAGTGTGA
- the LOC126262834 gene encoding SPRY domain-containing SOCS box protein 3 isoform X3: MKALDQENQVAHFHPNWSSGTAGVRGTRVLNHGRYYWELRVSHRVFGTSMMFGVGTQHARLHVDAFKNLLGEDEHGWGLSHKGLLWHGGRWTHYTRPFQENESTTIGILFDGIAGTLTYYKDGACLGVAFRGLNEVREPLYPIVCSTAAKTEMTLITTKRDFVNLQDRCRAIILKYVRTRSDLQLLKLPKSIKEYLSETLTDTVQIFKPCNEYVHIV, encoded by the exons atgaaagctttggatcaagagaATCAG GTGGCACACTTCCATCCTAACTGGAGCAGTGGAACAGCTGGGGTGCGAGGAACACGGGTGCTCAATCATGGTCGCTACTACTGGGAACTGCGAGTGTCACACCGTGTCTTCGGCACCAGCATGATGTTCGGTGTGGGTACACAGCATGCTCGTTTACATGTTGACGCTTTCAAGAATCTGCTTGGAGAGGATGAACATGGATGGGGACTCTCGCACAAAGGCTTGCTGTGGCATGGTGGCCGCTGGACACACTACACACGCCCCTTTCAG GAGAATGAATCTACAACTATTGGAATCTTATTTGATGGGATAGCAGGAACACTTACATACTACAAGGATGGGGCTTGCCTTGGTGTTGCTTTCAGAGGCCTTAATGAGGTGCGTGAGCCCCTGTATCCCATTGTTTGTTCAACTGCAGCAAAGACTGAAATGACATTAATAACAACAAAACGTGATTTTGTAAACCTGCAAGATCGTTGCCGAGCTATCATTCTGAAGTATGTGCGCACACGGAGTGACCTACAGCTTCTTAAACTACCAAAAAGTATCAAGGAATATTTGTCTGAGACTCTAACAGACACTGTTCAAATATTCAAGCCATGCAATGAATATGTGCATATAGTGTGA